From one Gracilibacillus salinarum genomic stretch:
- a CDS encoding amino acid ABC transporter ATP-binding protein, with product MLEQTAQATEKDFIIACNNVNKWFGNLHVLKDVNLNVKKGEVLVILGPSGSGKSTFIRTINGLEEVQQGDITIDGINLSHDVKDIERIRKETGMVFQQFNLFPHMTILKNITLAPIWIRKKPKAKAEQLALDLLERVGIPEQAHKYPGQLSGGQQQRVAIARALAMEPEIMLFDEPTSALDPEMIKEVLDVMKELARSGMTMLCVTHEMGFAREVADRIVLFDQGEIVESGSPEELFDNPKNDRTKLFLSQIL from the coding sequence ATGTTGGAACAAACAGCACAAGCAACGGAGAAAGATTTTATTATCGCGTGTAACAATGTCAATAAATGGTTCGGCAATCTTCATGTCTTAAAAGACGTCAATTTAAACGTAAAAAAAGGAGAAGTGCTCGTTATTCTTGGCCCTTCAGGATCTGGCAAATCGACTTTCATCAGAACGATCAACGGTTTAGAAGAAGTACAGCAAGGTGACATAACGATAGATGGAATCAACCTGTCCCATGACGTGAAAGATATTGAACGGATAAGAAAAGAAACCGGAATGGTATTTCAGCAATTTAATCTGTTCCCACATATGACAATCTTAAAAAATATCACCCTCGCTCCCATCTGGATTCGAAAAAAACCGAAGGCAAAAGCAGAACAGCTGGCATTAGATTTATTGGAACGCGTTGGCATACCAGAACAAGCGCATAAATACCCCGGACAGCTATCCGGAGGTCAGCAGCAACGTGTTGCTATAGCAAGAGCACTTGCCATGGAACCAGAAATTATGCTGTTTGACGAACCCACCTCTGCACTCGACCCTGAAATGATCAAAGAAGTGCTCGACGTTATGAAAGAACTGGCCAGATCGGGAATGACGATGCTCTGCGTCACACACGAAATGGGCTTCGCACGCGAAGTAGCCGATCGCATTGTACTGTTCGATCAAGGCGAAATCGTCGAATCCGGCTCACCAGAAGAATTGTTCGATAATCCAAAAAATGATCGGACAAAGCTGTTTTTATCGCAAATACTTTAG
- a CDS encoding class I SAM-dependent methyltransferase produces the protein MKKNESSLTSLISAFGRACHSKYDTPKIFDDFIAKDLITAEEFTDIRENMINGISFFNQEIGKKFQDNPDEILKWITQIQLSPTPLARSAYCENILLNEITLGVSQYVILGAGLDTFCFRHPALADSLDIVEVDYPATQEFKKERLAKAHYQIPDNLHFVSMDFTKEFSNLIEDNLAPSKKTFFSLLGVTYYLSKEDIANLIHKLLAKVPSGSSIVFDYADDNLFKEKGLSNRVQNMVQMASASGEPMKSCFAFSEMEKMLESAGLLIYEHLSPAAIQEKFFHNRTDYLSAFETIHYIHAVKI, from the coding sequence ATGAAAAAAAATGAATCAAGTTTAACTTCTTTAATTTCTGCCTTTGGGCGAGCCTGCCACAGTAAATATGACACACCTAAGATTTTTGATGATTTTATTGCAAAAGATTTAATAACAGCAGAGGAATTTACTGATATACGCGAAAATATGATAAACGGCATCTCATTTTTCAATCAAGAAATCGGAAAGAAATTTCAGGATAATCCAGATGAAATATTAAAATGGATTACCCAAATACAACTATCCCCTACTCCTTTAGCTCGCAGTGCCTATTGTGAAAATATACTATTAAATGAAATAACACTTGGTGTAAGTCAATATGTCATTCTGGGGGCTGGACTAGATACCTTCTGCTTTCGACACCCCGCATTAGCTGACAGCTTAGATATCGTCGAAGTTGATTATCCAGCTACACAAGAATTTAAAAAGGAAAGGTTAGCGAAGGCTCATTATCAAATTCCAGATAACCTTCATTTCGTATCAATGGATTTCACCAAAGAATTTAGTAATCTTATTGAAGACAATTTAGCCCCGAGCAAAAAGACTTTCTTCAGCCTTTTGGGTGTTACGTACTATTTATCTAAAGAGGATATTGCCAACCTGATTCATAAATTACTTGCCAAAGTTCCTTCAGGTAGTTCTATCGTATTTGATTATGCTGACGACAATTTATTTAAAGAGAAAGGTTTGTCTAACCGAGTTCAGAATATGGTTCAGATGGCTTCAGCAAGCGGTGAACCCATGAAATCTTGTTTTGCTTTTAGTGAAATGGAGAAGATGTTAGAAAGCGCTGGTTTACTGATTTATGAACATTTATCACCTGCTGCAATTCAAGAGAAATTCTTTCATAACCGAACAGATTATTTATCTGCATTCGAAACCATTCACTACATCCATGCTGTGAAAATTTAA
- a CDS encoding nitrilase-related carbon-nitrogen hydrolase, translated as MSDKVTIGLIQAKNDINGAEPVERHKEAAIQKHINMVREAHEKGAQIICLQEIFYGPYFCTEQNPKWYDAAEEIPEGPTTRLFQELARELEVVIVLPIYEKVGISTYYNTAAVIDADGSYLGKYRKQHIPHVGVEKEGCGFWEKFYFKPGNLGYPVFDTAYAKIGVYICYDRHFPEGARLLGLNGAEIVFNPSATVAGLSEYLWKLEQPAHAVANGYYVAAINRVGNEAPWNMGEFYGQSYLVDPRGNFVETGSRDQDEIIIADMDKKLIREVRDTWQFYRDRRPETYDEMSALLP; from the coding sequence ATGTCAGATAAAGTAACGATAGGGTTAATTCAGGCGAAAAATGATATCAATGGAGCGGAACCGGTAGAACGTCATAAAGAAGCAGCGATTCAGAAGCATATCAATATGGTTCGTGAAGCCCATGAGAAAGGGGCGCAAATTATTTGTTTACAGGAAATATTTTATGGTCCGTATTTTTGTACGGAACAAAATCCGAAATGGTATGATGCCGCAGAGGAAATCCCGGAAGGTCCTACTACGCGATTATTTCAGGAATTGGCGAGAGAGCTTGAAGTCGTCATCGTGTTACCAATCTATGAAAAAGTCGGAATCTCTACTTATTATAATACCGCGGCTGTGATCGATGCGGATGGCAGCTACTTAGGCAAATACCGTAAGCAGCATATTCCACACGTTGGTGTAGAAAAAGAAGGTTGCGGATTTTGGGAGAAGTTTTATTTTAAACCAGGAAACTTAGGTTACCCTGTATTTGATACAGCCTACGCAAAGATTGGCGTCTATATTTGTTATGATCGTCATTTTCCCGAAGGTGCTAGATTGCTAGGGTTAAATGGAGCGGAAATTGTCTTTAATCCTTCGGCAACGGTCGCAGGATTGTCGGAATATTTATGGAAGCTGGAACAACCCGCACACGCTGTTGCTAATGGATATTATGTAGCTGCAATTAATCGGGTAGGTAATGAAGCACCATGGAATATGGGCGAGTTCTATGGTCAGAGCTATTTAGTAGACCCGCGTGGAAACTTTGTGGAGACAGGCAGTAGAGATCAAGATGAAATTATTATTGCTGATATGGACAAGAAATTAATTCGTGAAGTGAGAGACACCTGGCAGTTTTACCGTGACCGTCGTCCGGAAACGTATGATGAGATGAGTGCCTTGTTACCGTAG
- a CDS encoding amino acid ABC transporter permease, with protein MAKSQSNMSTPFWRDNRITPILLQVLFIAVIVGIASYLIHNAVQELQALGINLGFGFLQKMASFNIGESMIEYQSTDTYVKAILVGILNTIKVSVIGIIFATIIGVVVGISRLSSNWLVQKMATVYIEIFRNTPLLVQILIWYFAVFLALPGVKESIELGPVFLSNRGAAIPWFQTNASSLLWLITFILAVVLAIVIWRVKSSKQIQSGKKGFPLLWGLLAFIAPLFVALVITQQAPVTIDVPVLGNFNFEGGYIVSENFLAIFLALTIYTATYIAEIVRGGIQSVSKGQREAARALGLKNSTAMRFVVFPQAIRTIIPQSPVNI; from the coding sequence TTGGCAAAATCGCAATCGAATATGTCCACACCTTTCTGGAGGGATAACCGAATCACACCAATACTGCTTCAGGTCTTGTTCATCGCAGTCATCGTCGGCATTGCTTCTTATCTAATTCACAATGCTGTACAAGAACTGCAAGCGTTAGGAATTAACCTTGGATTCGGTTTTTTACAGAAAATGGCCTCCTTTAATATCGGAGAGTCCATGATTGAATATCAATCAACCGATACCTATGTAAAAGCAATCTTAGTAGGAATATTAAATACGATAAAAGTATCCGTAATCGGGATAATTTTCGCTACGATTATTGGTGTCGTTGTAGGAATCAGCCGATTATCCAGTAACTGGTTAGTCCAGAAAATGGCAACCGTCTATATTGAGATTTTTCGTAATACACCTTTACTCGTTCAAATATTGATCTGGTATTTTGCGGTCTTCCTTGCCTTACCTGGGGTGAAAGAAAGCATAGAGCTTGGCCCTGTATTCCTTAGTAACCGTGGAGCTGCCATTCCGTGGTTTCAAACGAATGCCAGCAGCTTGCTATGGCTTATCACATTTATCCTAGCCGTAGTACTTGCTATTGTAATATGGAGAGTAAAAAGTAGTAAACAGATTCAGTCAGGAAAGAAAGGTTTTCCGTTACTTTGGGGCTTGCTCGCCTTTATTGCTCCACTCTTCGTTGCACTAGTTATCACACAGCAGGCGCCAGTGACGATTGACGTTCCAGTACTAGGTAACTTTAATTTTGAAGGTGGCTATATTGTATCTGAGAATTTTCTAGCTATTTTTCTCGCTTTAACGATTTACACAGCGACATACATTGCAGAAATCGTCCGCGGTGGTATTCAATCCGTCTCAAAAGGGCAACGGGAGGCAGCAAGAGCACTTGGATTAAAGAATTCAACAGCAATGCGTTTTGTTGTATTCCCACAAGCGATTCGTACCATTATCCCCCAGTCACCAGTCAATATTTGA
- a CDS encoding amino acid ABC transporter substrate-binding protein — MKRKSYSLLFVSLLLSLVFLFAGCTSDDASTEGDTEATDDTNTEDTSGEGGEAAGSASSTLAAVKERGHLVLGGNNQLPGFGYLDDDGEIKGFDVDFGKAIAAAIFDDPEAIEVRPLSADERFTALQTGEIDVLIRNTTWTTTRDTDLGTHFGPTTFYDGQGMMVRADSGITSLEDLAGARIGVETGTTTELNLADQFRKLGIEYEQVTFDDSDALVAAYEEGSVDAWTTDKSGLVSRMATLSDPEAHVILEESLSKEPLGPTVRQGDDQWFNIVKWVTFATFEAEELGITSENVDDYLESEDPVIRRLLGVEGELGAMMGLPNDFAYRVIKHVGNYGEIYDRHLGPDTIFKLERGQNENWTNGGLLYSPPFR; from the coding sequence ATGAAGAGAAAGTCATATTCATTGTTATTTGTAAGTCTACTACTTAGCCTTGTTTTTCTATTTGCAGGCTGTACATCTGATGACGCAAGTACAGAAGGGGATACGGAAGCTACCGATGATACCAATACAGAAGATACTAGCGGAGAAGGCGGTGAAGCAGCCGGGTCTGCCAGTTCAACATTAGCAGCCGTAAAAGAACGAGGACATCTTGTTTTAGGAGGTAACAACCAGCTTCCTGGTTTTGGTTATCTAGATGATGATGGCGAAATAAAAGGCTTTGATGTTGATTTTGGAAAAGCCATTGCGGCCGCTATCTTTGATGACCCTGAAGCTATCGAAGTGAGACCACTATCAGCTGATGAGCGTTTTACCGCACTGCAAACAGGAGAAATTGATGTTCTTATCCGAAATACGACCTGGACGACTACAAGAGATACCGACTTAGGTACGCACTTTGGACCGACAACCTTCTATGATGGGCAAGGGATGATGGTTCGTGCCGACAGTGGTATTACTAGTTTAGAAGATTTAGCCGGTGCTCGTATTGGTGTGGAGACAGGAACCACCACCGAATTAAACCTGGCTGACCAATTCCGTAAACTTGGAATTGAATATGAACAAGTAACGTTTGATGACAGTGATGCCCTCGTTGCTGCTTATGAAGAAGGAAGTGTAGATGCCTGGACAACAGATAAATCCGGTCTGGTTTCACGGATGGCGACATTAAGTGATCCCGAAGCGCACGTTATCTTAGAAGAATCGTTATCGAAGGAACCACTTGGACCAACTGTAAGACAAGGAGATGACCAATGGTTCAACATCGTTAAATGGGTAACATTCGCTACATTCGAAGCAGAAGAATTAGGAATCACTTCTGAGAATGTTGACGATTATCTGGAAAGCGAAGATCCGGTGATCAGACGTTTATTAGGAGTTGAAGGAGAATTAGGTGCCATGATGGGCTTACCGAATGACTTTGCCTACAGAGTAATCAAGCACGTTGGAAATTATGGTGAAATCTATGATCGCCACCTTGGTCCAGACACCATCTTCAAATTAGAAAGAGGACAAAATGAAAATTGGACGAATGGTGGACTATTATATTCACCTCCATTCCGTTAA
- the preA gene encoding NAD-dependent dihydropyrimidine dehydrogenase subunit PreA: MADLSIDIAGIQSPNPFWLASGPPTNSGYQVQRAFEAGWGGAVWKTLGEPVLNVSSRFAALHYNNQRVVGFNNIELITDRSLEENLQEIYETKKKYPNHAIIASLMVEPEREKWHEIIKRVEDTGVDGYELNFGCPHGMAERGMGSASGQVPELVEKQTYWTKEVASKPVIVKLTPNITDITFTAKAAVKGGADSISMINTINSLAGVDIDTWDTIPHVGHKGAHGGYCGPAVKPIALHMVGDCARNPAIDIPISGIGGVSNWKDAVEFMLMGSTSVQVCTAGMHHGFRIVEDMIEGLDNYLDAKGIDSVMDIVGKTVPKYADWGDLDLNYKVVAKINNDVCINCNKCHIACEDTSHQCIDMLKNDQGIPYLEVREEDCVGCNLCSIVCPVDGAIDMVEVGSEFSAMTWNQRQAITGMGNRLADVGK; the protein is encoded by the coding sequence ATGGCAGACTTAAGCATTGATATAGCTGGTATCCAATCACCGAATCCATTCTGGTTAGCGTCAGGTCCTCCTACCAATTCGGGTTATCAAGTCCAGCGTGCATTTGAGGCAGGATGGGGAGGAGCTGTGTGGAAGACGCTTGGTGAACCGGTATTAAATGTTTCATCCCGTTTTGCAGCGCTTCATTACAATAATCAACGTGTGGTCGGTTTTAATAATATTGAGTTAATTACCGATCGTTCCTTAGAAGAGAATTTACAGGAAATCTATGAAACAAAAAAGAAATACCCAAATCATGCCATTATCGCATCTTTAATGGTTGAACCAGAAAGAGAAAAGTGGCATGAAATTATCAAACGCGTGGAGGATACAGGTGTAGATGGCTATGAATTAAATTTCGGCTGTCCCCATGGTATGGCAGAAAGAGGAATGGGTTCGGCTTCTGGTCAGGTTCCGGAACTTGTTGAAAAACAAACCTATTGGACAAAGGAAGTAGCATCTAAACCGGTTATTGTAAAGTTGACGCCGAACATAACGGATATCACTTTTACTGCGAAGGCTGCGGTTAAAGGTGGGGCAGATTCTATCAGCATGATTAATACGATTAATAGTTTAGCAGGAGTTGACATCGATACGTGGGACACAATTCCGCATGTAGGGCATAAAGGCGCCCACGGCGGGTACTGTGGGCCGGCGGTAAAACCTATTGCGCTTCATATGGTGGGAGATTGTGCCCGTAACCCAGCAATAGATATTCCGATATCTGGTATCGGTGGTGTATCAAACTGGAAAGACGCTGTTGAGTTTATGTTAATGGGTTCAACCAGTGTACAAGTATGTACGGCTGGGATGCATCACGGTTTTCGGATCGTGGAGGATATGATAGAGGGATTAGATAATTATTTAGATGCCAAAGGTATTGATTCTGTCATGGACATCGTCGGAAAAACCGTTCCGAAATATGCAGATTGGGGTGATTTGGATTTAAATTATAAGGTTGTTGCGAAGATTAATAATGATGTCTGTATTAATTGTAATAAGTGCCATATTGCTTGTGAAGACACATCACATCAGTGCATTGATATGTTGAAAAATGATCAGGGTATTCCATATCTTGAGGTGAGAGAAGAAGATTGTGTAGGTTGTAATTTATGTTCGATTGTTTGTCCGGTTGATGGTGCGATCGATATGGTCGAAGTGGGGAGCGAATTCTCTGCAATGACCTGGAATCAGCGCCAAGCTATCACAGGGATGGGAAATCGTTTAGCAGATGTGGGGAAGTAA
- a CDS encoding amino acid ABC transporter permease, whose translation MNTDVKAELAPTSPKTHSIGGWLKNNLFNTWYNSILTLLCLMVIYYVATGVTTWLLTGAEWAIVTDNFKLFMVGQYPIEQLYRIWLCLLFVAILFGVSAGIWKGTFLHLASVLTLIMFLHTLAPFISGTSKLWLAGSIAALVVGYFVGQKLPKPKMITLIGWFISFPIIIFLVNGFSLLPKVATNVWGGLLLTLVLSIVAIVGSVPIGILLALGRTSKLPLIKGFCVIYIETIRGVPLITIFFMSIFMFPLFLPEGISINNVISAMIGATLFTAAYMAENVRGGLQSIPNGQREAAKALGLNPIKSMFFIIMPQALRAVIPAIVGQSISMFKDTSLVTIVGLMDLLGIAQSVKSNPDYLGSIMEVYLFVAIVYWVIAFSMSYSSRRLEKSLGVGER comes from the coding sequence ATGAATACCGATGTCAAAGCAGAACTGGCGCCCACCTCGCCCAAAACACACAGTATTGGTGGATGGCTCAAGAATAATCTTTTCAATACTTGGTACAACAGTATTTTAACGTTGCTATGTCTCATGGTCATCTATTACGTTGCAACGGGGGTTACCACATGGCTGCTAACCGGAGCAGAATGGGCGATTGTAACAGATAATTTCAAATTATTTATGGTTGGTCAATACCCAATCGAACAACTCTATCGCATATGGCTGTGTCTCCTCTTTGTTGCTATTCTATTCGGAGTATCGGCTGGTATTTGGAAAGGAACCTTCTTACATTTGGCAAGTGTCTTGACGCTGATTATGTTCCTTCATACGTTGGCACCGTTTATTTCCGGCACGTCAAAATTGTGGCTGGCAGGATCTATCGCCGCTTTAGTCGTTGGATATTTCGTCGGCCAGAAGCTTCCAAAGCCAAAAATGATCACTCTAATCGGATGGTTCATTTCATTTCCTATTATTATCTTCTTAGTCAACGGGTTCAGCCTGCTACCTAAAGTAGCGACAAATGTTTGGGGCGGCTTACTGTTAACCTTGGTCCTTTCCATTGTAGCGATTGTCGGATCCGTGCCAATCGGTATATTACTCGCTTTAGGCAGAACGAGCAAACTGCCTCTGATCAAAGGATTTTGCGTTATCTATATTGAAACAATCAGAGGCGTGCCTTTAATTACAATATTCTTTATGTCGATTTTTATGTTTCCGTTATTTTTACCAGAAGGAATCAGCATTAATAATGTTATCAGTGCGATGATCGGTGCTACATTATTCACGGCTGCCTATATGGCTGAAAATGTTCGTGGCGGTCTGCAGTCGATTCCAAATGGCCAACGGGAAGCCGCCAAAGCATTAGGATTAAATCCAATAAAATCAATGTTTTTCATTATTATGCCGCAAGCACTGCGAGCTGTCATTCCAGCGATTGTCGGCCAAAGCATCTCGATGTTCAAAGATACGTCCCTAGTCACCATTGTCGGTTTAATGGACCTCTTAGGTATCGCTCAATCCGTGAAATCAAACCCTGATTATCTCGGAAGTATTATGGAAGTATATCTATTTGTAGCGATCGTATATTGGGTCATTGCTTTCTCGATGTCCTACAGCAGTCGCAGATTAGAAAAATCACTCGGTGTTGGTGAACGGTAA
- a CDS encoding CotD family spore coat protein produces the protein MGCCNNSRNNGRNNRVSPAQEETIVHPTQRVRNVSTNRSVVRNVYPTEVVNVNRNVVRSENYYPVMNSDVNETVVEQYDCGSDMNSPNCQRVSPASTNNGNGNGNNNGGRGRSKKKCHRNDGWSWI, from the coding sequence ATGGGATGCTGTAATAATTCTCGAAATAACGGAAGAAACAATCGAGTTTCTCCGGCTCAAGAGGAAACGATTGTACACCCGACTCAACGAGTTAGGAATGTTTCAACGAACCGCAGTGTTGTCAGAAATGTTTATCCAACTGAAGTAGTAAACGTAAATAGAAATGTTGTAAGAAGTGAAAATTATTATCCAGTTATGAATTCTGATGTGAATGAGACAGTAGTAGAACAATATGATTGTGGTAGTGATATGAATTCACCAAACTGTCAACGTGTTAGCCCTGCTAGCACAAATAATGGCAATGGTAATGGGAATAACAATGGCGGCCGCGGACGCAGTAAAAAGAAATGTCATCGTAACGATGGCTGGAGCTGGATTTAA
- a CDS encoding pyridoxamine 5'-phosphate oxidase family protein: protein MKQTKKILRDLKSLTGPFPEFHTEDIPESPSDLFTNWLITAIEKGVHEPHAMTLSTVDEKGAPDARILILKDVANNKWYFASSTISKKGEQLRINPKVALTFY, encoded by the coding sequence ATGAAACAAACAAAAAAGATATTAAGAGATTTAAAATCATTAACCGGTCCTTTTCCAGAGTTTCATACAGAAGATATACCAGAATCCCCTTCAGATTTATTCACAAATTGGTTGATCACCGCGATCGAGAAAGGAGTTCATGAACCTCATGCGATGACATTGTCTACTGTTGACGAGAAAGGAGCACCTGATGCCAGAATATTGATTTTAAAAGATGTAGCCAATAATAAATGGTATTTTGCATCGTCAACGATCAGCAAAAAAGGGGAGCAACTGAGAATAAACCCAAAAGTAGCCTTAACATTTTATTGA
- a CDS encoding NAD(P)-dependent oxidoreductase: MIKTVAMQLKENFDEIHPDLTAKEAIDESNRCLYCYDAPCTIACPTSIDIPSFIKKITSGNLRGSAKTIMQSNPVGASCARVCPTEELCEGACVLNDASKPIKIGDLQRYATNWAIKNEQVLFKAGKKNGKKIAIIGSGPAGLSAARELALLGYYVTIFEAEEHAGGLNHYGIVSFRLPQEIAFWEVKQVENLEVEIRTNTRVGTDISISSIKENFDRVILAVGMATVPELGMEAEAEILDAIEFVKRTKSTPLPKDMIGKKVVVIGAGNTAIDAATCSVRLGASNVKMLYRRTRQEMTAYDFEYDLAKQDGVEFRWLTQPTKLILDSSGKVKGLECMKMRLAEAGADGRRRPVPVPDSLFRMDADFIIKAIGQTRHVTLMDDFSLKHINGVPQVDPATYQTSEPMIYACGDSIFQEGNGEAMVVTAAEQGKKVAYSLHQDLFGAKETAS, from the coding sequence ATGATAAAAACTGTAGCGATGCAGCTGAAAGAAAATTTTGATGAAATTCACCCCGATTTAACCGCTAAAGAAGCAATCGATGAATCCAATCGCTGTTTATATTGCTATGATGCACCATGTACAATCGCATGTCCTACCAGTATTGATATACCATCTTTTATTAAGAAAATAACCAGTGGAAATTTGAGAGGCTCTGCCAAGACCATCATGCAGTCTAATCCGGTTGGGGCAAGCTGTGCAAGAGTTTGTCCAACAGAGGAGTTATGTGAAGGTGCCTGTGTGTTAAATGATGCTTCAAAGCCTATTAAAATCGGCGACCTGCAACGATATGCTACAAATTGGGCAATAAAAAATGAACAAGTTCTATTTAAAGCAGGTAAGAAAAATGGTAAGAAAATTGCGATCATCGGCTCCGGACCTGCTGGACTTTCGGCAGCTCGAGAGCTTGCATTGCTAGGTTACTATGTCACTATTTTTGAGGCGGAAGAGCATGCGGGAGGACTAAATCATTACGGCATTGTATCCTTTCGTCTGCCCCAGGAGATCGCTTTTTGGGAAGTGAAGCAAGTGGAGAATTTGGAGGTGGAAATCAGAACCAATACTAGAGTTGGTACAGATATATCGATCAGCAGCATCAAGGAGAATTTTGATCGTGTCATCTTAGCTGTCGGTATGGCAACTGTACCTGAACTGGGAATGGAGGCAGAAGCAGAAATTCTTGATGCAATTGAATTCGTTAAGCGTACGAAATCGACCCCTTTACCGAAAGACATGATAGGGAAGAAAGTAGTCGTCATAGGTGCAGGTAATACGGCGATTGATGCAGCGACTTGTTCGGTTCGCTTAGGTGCCAGCAATGTCAAAATGTTATATCGCAGGACTCGTCAGGAGATGACGGCGTATGATTTTGAGTATGATTTGGCCAAGCAAGATGGTGTGGAGTTTCGCTGGTTAACGCAACCGACAAAGCTGATTCTAGATTCATCAGGGAAGGTGAAAGGGTTAGAATGCATGAAAATGAGGTTGGCAGAAGCTGGAGCGGATGGAAGACGCCGTCCTGTACCTGTACCTGATTCATTGTTTAGGATGGATGCTGATTTTATTATTAAAGCAATTGGACAAACGAGACATGTAACGCTAATGGATGATTTCTCACTGAAGCATATCAATGGGGTGCCGCAAGTTGATCCTGCTACTTATCAGACCTCAGAACCTATGATTTATGCATGCGGCGACAGTATCTTTCAAGAAGGGAACGGTGAGGCGATGGTTGTTACAGCTGCTGAACAAGGAAAGAAAGTCGCTTATTCGTTACATCAGGACTTATTCGGTGCAAAAGAAACTGCGTCATAA
- a CDS encoding pyridoxine 5'-phosphate oxidase C-terminal domain-containing protein yields MSAVASAKDFLQRSSEARALALIGHQSKEMKQSQMLDDALLKTKELIREAPDTLSAYWKLYEVTADEVEFWQGNPERKHTRVQYQRNDDGHWRHRFLWP; encoded by the coding sequence ATGTCTGCAGTAGCAAGTGCAAAAGATTTCCTGCAAAGATCGAGTGAGGCAAGGGCGCTAGCTTTGATTGGACATCAGAGTAAGGAAATGAAGCAAAGCCAGATGTTAGATGATGCTTTATTAAAAACAAAAGAACTGATAAGAGAAGCTCCCGATACCCTGAGCGCTTATTGGAAGTTGTACGAAGTCACTGCGGACGAAGTTGAATTCTGGCAAGGGAATCCTGAGAGAAAACACACCAGGGTTCAGTATCAGCGTAATGATGATGGGCATTGGAGACACCGTTTTTTGTGGCCGTGA